The Ipomoea triloba cultivar NCNSP0323 chromosome 13, ASM357664v1 genomic interval GGTACTGCTGCACTCTCACTCttctatctatatctatctcTACTATATGGTTGTAGTGCTAAAATCTAAAACCATCCAACTGCTTCTGGAATTGCAATAGCAACATTTTTGTACAATAGAATTGAACTAGTTGTATTTGCTATTTGAACATTCCCACTGTCAATCTCAAATATGATCTTCTCTCATTGTTgttgaattataaaattatatacattaACAAGATCCATGGCGGCTGTCGTTTTTTCgtgtaaatttctttttttcccaGTTTTTTCTCCATTCCTGCTGTAGAAATATGTAGGTTGCTGCTGCGCACTAACATGGTGCAGTCTATGCCTTGTCCTTTTTGAAACTCCAGAACCCAACTCACCTATTGTATTAAATTATAGTGTAAAGATCAGGGTTCACATTACTTAATTTCTTATCTAGTCTTATTAGAATATATTTGTTTTCTGCTTTTTATTCTCTTAATTCTGTGGCCTAATGCTCTTCTGTTGTACTCAGGCATTACTGCACTCCTCACACATGTACCATGAAGCCACACGCTCATTTGCCAAACATGGTGTGAAGTGTTCTTCTGTTGAGCTTGATTTACCTGCCATGATGGCCCAAAAAGATGAAGCTGTGTCTGACTTAACAAAAGGTATTGAGGGTCTATTCAAAAAGAACAAAGTGAACTATGTCAAGGGATATGGTAAGTTCCTCTCACCTTCAGAAATTAAGGTGGACACTATTGATGGAGGTGAAACTGTTGTCAAAgggaaaaatattataattgccACTGGTTCTGATGTCAAAGGTCTTCCTGGGATAACCATTGATGAGGAAAGAATTGTATCATCTACTGGCGCTTTAGCATTAAAGNNNNNNNNNNNNNNNNNNNNNNNNNNNNNNNNNNNNNNNNNNNNNNNNNNNNNNNNNNNNNNNNNNNNNNNNNNNNNNNNNNNNNNNNNNNNNNNNNNNNNNNNNNNNNNNNNNNNNNNNNNNNNNNNNNNNNNNNNNNNNNNNNNNNNNNNNNNNNNNNNNNNNNNNNNNNNNNNNNNNNNNNNNNNNNNNNNNNNNNNNNNNNNNNNNNNNNNNNNNNNNNNNNNNNNNNNNNNNNNNNNNNNNNNNNNNNNNNNNNNNNNNNNNNNNNNNNNNNNNNNNNNNNNNNNNNNNNNNNNNNNNNNNNNNNNNNNNNNNNNNNNNNNNNNNNNNNNNNNNNNNNNNNNNNNNNNNNNNNNNNNNNNNNNNNNNNNNNNNNNNNNNNNNNNNNNNNNNNNNNNNNNNNNNNNNNNNNNNNNNNNNNNNNNNNNNNNNNNNNNNNNNNNNNNNNNNNNNNNNNNNNNNNNNNNNNNNNNNNNNNNNNNNNNNNNNNNNNNNNNNNNNNNNNNNNNNNNNNNNNNNNNNNNNNNNNNNNNNNNNNNNNNNNNNNNNNNNNNNNNNNNNNNNNNNNNNNNNNNNNNNNNNNNNNNNNNNNNNNNNNNNNNNNNNNNNNNNNNNNNNNNNNNNNNNNNNNNNNNNNNNNNNNNNNNNNNNNNNNNNNNNNNNNNNNNNNNNNNNNNNNNNNNNNNNNNNNNNNNNNNNNNNNNNNNNNNNNNNNNNNNNNNNNNNNNNNNNNNNNNNNNNNNNNNNNNNNNNNNNNNNNNNNNNNNNNNNNNNNNNNNNNNNNNNNNNNNNNNNNNNNNNNNNNNNNNNNNNNNNNNNNNNNNNNNNNNNNNNNNNNNNNNNNNNNNNNNNNNNNNNNNNNNNNNNNNNNNNNNNNNNNNNNNNNNNNNNNNNNNNNNNNNNNNNNNNNNNNNNNNNNNNNNNNNNNNNNNNNNNNNNNNNNNNNNNNNNNNNNNNNNNNNNNNNNNNNNNNNNNNNNNNNNNNNNNNNNNNNNNNNNNNNNNNNNNNNNNNNNNNNNNNNNNNNNNNNNNNNNNNNNNNNNNNNNNNNNNNNNNNNNNNNNNNNNNNNNNNNNNNNNNNNNNNNNNNNNNNNNNNNNNNNNNNNNNNNNNNNNNNNNNNNNNNNNNNNNNNNNNNNNNNNNNNNNNNNNNNNNNNNNNNNNNNNNNNNNNNNNNNNNNNNNNNNNNNNNNNNNNNNNNNNNNNNNNNNNNNNNNNNNNNNNNNNNNNNNNNNNNNNNNNNNNNNNNNNNNNNNNNNNNNNNNNNNNNNNNNNNNNNNNNNNNNNNNNNNNNNNNNNNNNNNNNNNNNNNNNNNNNNNNNNNNNNNNNNNNNNNNNNNNNNNNNNNNNNNNNNNNNNNNNNNNNNNNNNNNNNNNNNNNNNNNNNNNNNNNNNNNNNNNNNNNNNNNNNNNNNNNNNNNNNNNNNNNNNNNNNNNNNNNNNNNNNNNNNNNNNNNNNNNNNNNNNNNNNNNNNNNNNNNNNNNNNNNNNNNNNNNNNNNNNNNNNNNNNNNNNNNNNNNNNNNNNNNNNNNNNNNNNNNNNNNNNNNNNNNNNNNNNNNNNNNNNNNNNNNNNNNNNNNNNNNNNNNNNNNNNNNNNNNNNNNNNNNNNNNNNNNNNNNNNNNNNNNNNNNNNNNNNNNNNNNNNNNNNNNNNNNNNNNNNNNNNNNNNNNNNNNNNNNNNNNNNNNNNNNNNNNNNNNNNNNNNNNNNNNNNNNNNNNNNNNNNNNNNNNNNNNNNNNNNNNNNNNNNNNNNNNNNNNNNNNNNNNNNNNNNNNNNNNNNNNNNNNNNNNNNNNNNNNNNNNNNNNNNNNNNNNNNNNNNNNNNNNNNNNNNNNNNNNNNNNNNNNNNNNNNNNNNNNNNNNNNNNNNNNNNNNNNNNNNNNNNNNNNNNNNNNNNNNNNNNNNNNNNNNNNNNNNNNNNNNNNNNNNNNNNNNNNNNNNNNNNNNNNNNNNNNNNNNNNNNNNNNNNNNNNNNNNNNNNNNNNNNNNNNNNNNNNNNNNNNNNNNNNNNNNNNNNNNNNNNNNNNNNNNNNNNNNNNNNNNNNNNNNNNNNNNNNNNNNNNNNNNNNNNNNNNNNNNNNNNNNNNNNNNNNNNNNNNNNNNNNNNNNNNNNNNNNNNNNNNNNNNNNNNNNNNNNNNNNNNNNNNNNNNNNNNNNNNNNNNNNNNNNNNNNNNNNNNNNNNNNNNNNNNNNNNNNNNNNNNNNNNNNNNNNNNNNNNNNNNNNNNNNNNNNNNNNNNNNNNNNNNNNNNNNNNNNNNNNNNNNNNNNNNNNNNNNNNNNNNNNNNNNNNNNNNNNNNNNNNNNNNNNNNNNNNNNNNNNNNNNNNNNNNNNNNNNNNNNNNNNNNNNNNNNNNNNNNNNNNNNNNNNNNNNNNNNNNNNNNNNNNNNNNNNNNNNNNNNNNNNNNNNNNNNNNNNNNNNNNNNNNNNNNNNNNNNNNNNNNNNNNNNNNNNNNNNNNNNNNNNNNNNNNNNNNNNNNNNNNNNNNNNNNNNNNNNNNNNNNNNNNNNNNNNNNNNNNNNNNNNNNNNNNNNNNNNNNNNNNNNNNNNNNNNNNNNNNNNNNNNNNNNNNNNNNNNNNNNNNNNNNNNNNNNNNNNNNNNNNNNNNNNNNNNNNNNNNNNNNNNNNNNNNNNNNNNNNNNNNNNNNNNNNNNNNNNNNNNNNNNNNNNNNNNNNNNNNNNNNNNNNNNNNNNNNNNNNNNNNNNNNNNNNNNNNNNNNNNNNNNNNNNNNNNNNNNNNNNNNNNNNNNNNNNNNNNNNNNNNNNNNNNNNNNNNNNNNNNNNNNNNNNNNNNNNNNNNNNNNNNNNNNNNNNNNNNNNNNNNNNNNNNNNNNNNNNNNNNNNNNNNNNNNNNNNNNNNNNNNNNNNNNNNNNNNNNNNNNNNNNNNNNNNNNNNNNNNNNNNNNNNNNNNNNNNNNNNNNNNNNNNNNNNNNNNNNNNNNNNNNNNNNNNNNNNNNNNNNNNNNNNNNNNNNNNNNNNNNNNNNNNNNNNNNNNNNNNNNNNNNNNNNNNNNNNNNNNNNNNNNNNNNNNNNNNNNNNNNNNNNNNNNNNNNNNNNNNNNNNNNNNNNNNNNNNNNNNNNNNNNNNNNNNNNNNNNNNNNNNNNNNNNNNNNNNNNNNNNNNNNNNNNNNNNNNNNNNNNNNNNNNNNNNNNNNNNNNNNNNNNNNNNNNNNNNNNNNNNNNNNNNNNNNNNNNNNNNNNNNNNNNNNNNNNNNNNNNNNNNNNNNNNNNNNNNNNNNNNNNNNNNNNNNNNNNNNNNNNNNNNNNNNNNNNNNNNNNNNNNNNNNNNNNNNNNNNNNNNNNNNNNNNNNNNNNNNNNNNNNNNNNNNNNNNNNNNNNNNNNNNNNNNNNNNNNNNNNNNNNNNNNNNNNNNNNNNNNNNNNNNNNNNNNNNNNNNNNNNNNNNNNNNNNNNNNNNNNNNNNNNNNNNNNNNNNNNNNNNNNNNNNNNNNNNNNNNNNNNNNNNNNNNNNNNNNNNNNNNNNNNNNNNNNNNNNNNNNNNNNNNNNNNNNNNNNNNNNNNNNNNNNNNNNNNNNNNNNNNNNNNNNNNNNNNNNNNNNNNNNNNNNNNNNNNNNNNNNNNNNNNNNNNNNNNNNNNNNNNNNNNNNNNNNNNNNNNNNNNNNNNNNNNNNNNNNNNNNNNNNNNNNNNNNNNNNNNNNNNNNNNNNNNNNNNNNNNNNNNNNNNNNNNNNNNNNNNNNNNNNNNNNNNNNNNNNNNNNNNNNNNNNNNNNNNNNNNNNNNNNNNNNNNNNNNNNNNNNNNNNNNNNNNNNNNN includes:
- the LOC116002058 gene encoding leghemoglobin reductase-like, which gives rise to MAMASIARRSRNLYYNSSKYYAFSLSRGFASGSDEENDVVVIGGGPGGYVAAIKAAHFGLKTTCIEKRGTLGGTCLNVGCIPSKALLHSSHMYHEATRSFAKHGVKCSSVELDLPAMMAQKDEAVSDLTKGIEGLFKKNKVNYVKGYGKFLSPSEIKVDTIDGGETVVKGKNIIIATGSDVKGLPGITIDEERIVSSTGALA